A DNA window from Aminipila luticellarii contains the following coding sequences:
- a CDS encoding transglutaminase-like domain-containing protein — translation MNLLNHINMITVLVTGIFAMPLLMGLLHPITGNRVENSFLSILNSFIFIIGIIFAFHFASGIFSGNQEGIFAILYQHFPTVQNWVSRYRYDVVAYVIALFVLLSVIIWILEVVSIPIYRWLILPLSGRLTSTFNAMSSRMRRMLSVIWQLPKAICMVLVFTLLLNFYSSYINNPNGEEYIHQSSVYQLINKNILHPILNTDIVKKLPVLFNDSFKRAEEDFAKKNADSTDPNYWKVPVIKYFNGVTLDQAIQSNDEIDKKAKEIVGTKTNDREKAYLLYKWISRNIQYDRDKAAIIVQNPSHVDSGSVVTYEQREGICFDYSCLYISMCRAVDLKVRFVTGLAYNGSEWGDHAWNQIYDAEGKKWINVDTTFGHSGYNYFDNADFSANHKYDVIQGEW, via the coding sequence ATGAACTTATTGAATCATATCAATATGATAACAGTTTTAGTAACAGGTATTTTTGCCATGCCTTTACTCATGGGCCTGCTACATCCAATTACGGGAAATCGAGTAGAAAACTCATTTTTATCCATACTGAACAGCTTTATATTCATTATTGGAATTATCTTTGCCTTTCATTTTGCCAGCGGTATTTTTTCTGGCAATCAGGAGGGTATTTTTGCGATTCTATACCAGCACTTTCCAACCGTGCAGAATTGGGTCAGCCGCTATAGATATGATGTTGTGGCATATGTAATCGCTCTGTTCGTTTTACTCTCGGTCATCATCTGGATTCTGGAGGTTGTATCCATTCCCATCTATCGATGGTTGATCCTTCCGCTGTCCGGCAGACTGACCTCGACCTTCAATGCCATGAGCAGCCGGATGAGACGAATGCTCAGCGTCATATGGCAGCTTCCCAAAGCCATATGTATGGTTCTTGTGTTCACGCTGCTGCTCAATTTCTATTCCAGCTATATTAACAATCCCAATGGGGAAGAGTATATCCATCAATCTTCTGTTTATCAGCTGATCAATAAAAATATACTCCATCCGATCTTAAATACAGACATCGTAAAAAAACTTCCTGTACTGTTCAATGATTCTTTTAAACGGGCAGAAGAGGATTTTGCAAAAAAAAATGCGGACAGTACGGATCCTAATTACTGGAAAGTACCTGTTATCAAATATTTTAACGGGGTTACGCTGGATCAAGCGATTCAATCCAACGATGAAATTGACAAAAAAGCGAAAGAAATTGTTGGAACGAAAACAAATGACCGGGAAAAGGCCTACCTGCTGTACAAATGGATCAGCCGAAATATCCAATACGACAGGGATAAGGCAGCTATCATCGTGCAAAACCCCTCTCATGTGGACTCAGGCTCTGTGGTGACCTATGAACAGCGGGAAGGAATCTGTTTTGACTATTCCTGCCTATACATTTCCATGTGCCGTGCGGTAGACTTAAAGGTGCGCTTTGTCACCGGACTTGCCTATAATGGCTCCGAATGGGGGGATCACGCATGGAATCAGATTTATGATGCGGAGGGAAAGAAATGGATCAATGTGGATACCACGTTTGGTCATTCCGGATATAACTATTTCGATAATGCTGATTTCTCCGCCAATCATAAATATGATGTCATTCAAGGGGAATGGTAG
- a CDS encoding urease accessory protein UreH domain-containing protein has translation MGKRLIKKKLKVDKMTCIGCETRIENEINKMDGVYGAEASYTASCLTVTYSPEEVSLGEIIKTVEKLGYKVRREKNAPVKVSGRASNKVSAEASGAASEHEPEKGSNSQLITMGILIAGIYLIIKNTIGFNFIPQITPNMGYGILFLVGMLSSIHCVAMCGGINLSLCVSYKFEQEGQSKFSKFLPSFLYNGGRILSYTVIGGIVGALGSVFTLSNAGSAFITIIAGTFMVIMGLNMLNVFPALRKLNPHMPKLFANKIHSAKNSKGPFVVGLLNGLMPCGPLQAMQLYALGTGSFVSGAVSMFVFSLGTVPLLFAFGAFGSMLSSKSAKNMIKCSAALVIVLGVVMLNRGMAFTGMTLPSVSAESGNSAIMSTVAGEEQQVTTSLDGGRYSPIAVQAGVPVKWTIEAGAEDLNGCNREMIIPEYNIQQELQPGENVIEFTPTKTGTFGYSCWMGMVRSSITVVEDIKGEDAAKAAKAAGESAGANTGGSMSCCAI, from the coding sequence GTGGGAAAAAGATTAATCAAGAAGAAACTTAAAGTAGATAAGATGACGTGCATAGGCTGTGAGACCAGAATTGAAAATGAAATAAACAAAATGGATGGTGTTTATGGGGCGGAGGCCAGTTATACGGCTTCCTGTTTAACGGTTACCTATAGTCCGGAGGAAGTATCCCTGGGAGAAATTATAAAAACCGTAGAAAAGCTTGGCTATAAAGTACGCCGGGAGAAGAATGCCCCGGTGAAAGTATCAGGGAGAGCATCGAATAAAGTATCAGCCGAAGCATCAGGTGCAGCATCCGAGCATGAGCCTGAAAAAGGTTCCAACAGTCAGCTCATCACCATGGGAATCCTTATAGCCGGCATATATCTTATCATAAAAAATACTATAGGGTTTAATTTCATACCGCAGATAACCCCCAATATGGGCTACGGCATTCTGTTCCTAGTGGGGATGCTGTCCTCTATTCATTGTGTCGCTATGTGCGGGGGAATTAATCTATCCCTCTGTGTATCCTATAAATTTGAACAGGAGGGACAGAGTAAGTTCTCTAAATTCTTACCAAGCTTTCTATACAATGGAGGACGAATCCTATCCTATACGGTGATAGGCGGGATCGTGGGAGCATTGGGCTCTGTGTTTACTCTTTCCAATGCGGGGAGTGCCTTTATCACCATAATTGCAGGAACCTTTATGGTAATTATGGGATTGAACATGCTGAATGTATTTCCTGCACTCCGAAAACTAAATCCCCACATGCCTAAGCTCTTTGCCAATAAGATACATAGTGCCAAGAATAGCAAAGGCCCTTTTGTCGTGGGATTATTAAATGGTCTGATGCCATGCGGACCGCTTCAAGCCATGCAGCTGTATGCACTTGGAACGGGAAGCTTCGTGTCAGGAGCCGTGTCCATGTTCGTATTCAGTCTGGGGACAGTGCCGCTGCTTTTTGCATTTGGAGCATTCGGTTCCATGCTCAGCTCTAAATCAGCCAAGAACATGATTAAATGCAGTGCCGCACTGGTGATTGTATTAGGTGTTGTTATGCTGAACAGGGGAATGGCTTTTACCGGTATGACTCTTCCGTCTGTTTCAGCGGAATCCGGTAACAGTGCAATCATGAGCACGGTGGCCGGAGAGGAACAGCAGGTGACTACCAGCTTGGACGGAGGGAGATATTCCCCGATTGCTGTGCAGGCAGGGGTTCCTGTCAAGTGGACTATAGAAGCAGGGGCAGAGGATTTGAATGGATGCAACCGTGAGATGATTATTCCGGAATACAACATTCAGCAGGAATTACAGCCGGGGGAAAATGTCATCGAATTTACGCCGACTAAAACTGGCACCTTTGGATATAGCTGTTGGATGGGAATGGTGCGGAGCAGCATTACTGTCGTTGAAGATATTAAGGGGGAGGATGCGGCTAAAGCGGCCAAGGCTGCGGGAGAATCAGCGGGCGCAAACACCGGAGGTTCCATGAGCTGCTGCGCAATATAA
- a CDS encoding response regulator transcription factor, which translates to MLGEKKKVLIVDDEPKIVEAVMAYLEKNGYDPFAAYDGEKALVLFHNIHPDLVVLDLMLPKLSGEEVCKEIRRMSRVPIIMLTAKVSEEEKIIGLNIGADDYVTKPFSPRELMARINSLLRRADEGVSPLFHIMNWNDGDLKIDLNTYTVKKSEKEVSLTPIEFKLLCAMMKYPRKTFTREELINLVLGTEYDGFDRTIDSHIKNLRSKIEADSANPKYIITVRGIGYKFDGKL; encoded by the coding sequence ATGCTGGGAGAAAAGAAAAAGGTGCTGATCGTGGATGACGAGCCTAAAATCGTAGAGGCGGTCATGGCTTATCTTGAAAAAAACGGATATGATCCCTTCGCAGCTTATGACGGAGAAAAGGCACTGGTATTATTTCATAATATTCACCCGGATCTGGTAGTCTTAGACCTGATGCTGCCTAAGCTTTCAGGAGAAGAAGTCTGTAAGGAAATCCGGAGAATGTCCCGGGTTCCGATCATCATGCTGACCGCTAAGGTGAGTGAAGAGGAAAAGATAATCGGGCTCAATATCGGAGCAGATGATTATGTGACAAAGCCTTTCAGTCCCCGAGAACTCATGGCAAGGATAAACAGCCTGCTGAGACGTGCCGATGAAGGGGTGTCTCCGCTGTTTCACATCATGAACTGGAATGATGGAGACTTGAAAATAGATTTAAATACGTATACGGTGAAAAAGTCAGAAAAAGAGGTCAGCTTGACGCCGATTGAATTTAAGCTGCTATGTGCGATGATGAAATATCCGAGAAAAACATTTACGAGAGAAGAATTGATCAACCTTGTTCTGGGCACAGAGTATGATGGGTTTGACCGAACCATTGATTCACACATTAAAAATTTAAGAAGTAAGATCGAAGCGGATTCGGCAAATCCCAAGTATATCATCACTGTTCGCGGCATTGGATATAAATTTGATGGAAAGCTGTAA
- a CDS encoding sensor histidine kinase — MNVSLKFKLTLSYVLLALILVSSFLFVSNYVLEKKFQTYIVHTQEKKNQDIVHLVTEEFGENGEFPDMEILKSIGNTAVTQGLILMVSDVKDNQLFCMSTLDSRVCDNMLESMRSNMAGRYPHFDGKYVEKDYDVVKKNKKVATVTLGYYGPYFYNNEDIQFIEILNKIFIGIGLIFLIIAIFLGMYMADRMSLPIKKVIKKTRQIEGGNYTERLDFDSGTIEINQLIQSVNRLASSLEGQQLSQKRMAKDYAHELRTPLAALQSTLEAMIDGVLENTPERLEGCRTEILRLTRMLADIDKIVQIENDSLQVHKSRFDVLSVIRPVVSNFQQELESRNIRVEVGPAPCEVYADKDKMIQVVVNLLSNAIKYTDNGGKIEISAGKYGDWVRLTVSDTGLGIAAEDIPNIFDHLYRTDKSRDRNTGGSGIGLSVVKAIVDAHGGTIEVKSELGKGSVFTVQLPLLK, encoded by the coding sequence ATGAATGTTAGTCTGAAATTTAAATTGACCCTGTCCTATGTGCTGCTTGCTCTGATTTTGGTCAGTTCTTTTTTGTTTGTATCCAACTATGTGCTGGAAAAAAAGTTTCAAACGTATATTGTTCATACACAGGAAAAGAAAAATCAGGATATTGTACATCTGGTGACAGAGGAATTTGGAGAGAACGGAGAATTTCCGGATATGGAAATCCTGAAAAGTATTGGCAATACGGCTGTAACCCAGGGGTTGATTCTGATGGTGTCCGACGTAAAAGATAATCAGCTGTTCTGCATGAGTACGCTGGACAGCCGGGTGTGTGACAATATGCTGGAAAGCATGCGATCCAATATGGCAGGGCGGTATCCCCATTTTGACGGGAAATATGTTGAAAAGGATTATGACGTTGTAAAAAAGAATAAAAAAGTGGCAACGGTTACTTTGGGGTACTATGGACCCTATTTTTATAATAATGAAGACATCCAATTCATAGAAATACTGAATAAGATATTTATTGGAATAGGCTTAATTTTTCTCATAATCGCCATATTTTTAGGGATGTATATGGCGGACAGAATGTCTTTGCCTATTAAAAAAGTCATCAAAAAGACCAGACAAATTGAGGGAGGAAATTATACGGAAAGGTTGGATTTTGATTCCGGAACCATTGAGATCAATCAGCTGATTCAAAGCGTGAACAGACTGGCAAGCTCGCTGGAAGGGCAGCAGCTCTCCCAAAAACGTATGGCGAAGGACTACGCTCACGAGCTTCGAACGCCGCTGGCCGCTCTGCAATCTACGCTGGAGGCTATGATTGACGGGGTATTGGAGAACACGCCGGAAAGACTGGAGGGATGCAGAACAGAGATTTTGAGGCTCACCAGAATGCTGGCGGATATTGATAAAATTGTACAAATAGAGAACGACAGTCTGCAAGTTCACAAGAGCCGATTCGACGTACTAAGTGTAATCCGTCCGGTTGTTTCCAATTTCCAACAGGAACTGGAAAGCCGGAATATTAGAGTGGAAGTAGGTCCTGCCCCTTGTGAGGTCTACGCAGATAAAGATAAAATGATTCAGGTGGTTGTGAACCTGCTGTCTAACGCCATCAAATATACAGATAACGGTGGAAAAATTGAAATTTCAGCCGGTAAGTACGGAGACTGGGTAAGGTTGACCGTGTCGGATACAGGGCTGGGGATAGCCGCAGAAGACATTCCCAATATCTTTGACCATTTATACCGAACGGATAAGTCCCGGGATCGGAATACAGGCGGTTCCGGTATCGGATTGTCCGTGGTAAAAGCCATTGTAGACGCACATGGGGGAACGATTGAAGTAAAGAGCGAATTGGGCAAAGGGAGTGTTTTCACGGTTCAGCTTCCCTTGCTTAAATAA
- a CDS encoding Hsp20/alpha crystallin family protein has protein sequence MFGLTPLNRNQLQKRDGHDFIDFYNMLDDFFNDSPFGFRAPETGVFKMDVKDQGNAYLVEAEMPGIKKEEIKLDYQNDYLIIKVEKNEEINEEKESYLHKERRSSSMQRSVYLKDIDAANVDAKLEDGVLKISLPKSEPAASKLQIEIK, from the coding sequence ATGTTTGGATTAACACCTTTAAACAGAAATCAGCTTCAAAAGAGAGATGGACACGATTTTATAGACTTCTACAATATGTTAGATGACTTTTTCAATGACAGTCCATTTGGTTTCAGAGCCCCGGAAACAGGAGTCTTTAAAATGGATGTAAAGGATCAGGGAAATGCCTATCTAGTAGAAGCAGAAATGCCTGGTATCAAAAAAGAAGAAATTAAGCTGGACTATCAAAATGATTATCTGATCATTAAGGTAGAAAAAAATGAAGAAATAAATGAAGAAAAAGAAAGCTATCTTCACAAAGAACGCAGAAGCAGTTCCATGCAGCGTTCCGTATATCTGAAAGATATTGATGCGGCAAATGTGGACGCAAAGCTGGAGGATGGGGTTTTAAAGATTTCACTTCCGAAATCGGAACCGGCTGCCAGCAAGCTTCAAATTGAAATTAAATAA
- a CDS encoding helix-turn-helix domain-containing protein, whose protein sequence is MDCSKVGELILSLRKEKGMTQKQLADRMNISDKTISKWERGQGCPDVSLLRELSKVLEVNIEKILLGNLEPNDADKGNMKKIKFYVCPTCGNILTATGEGEVFCCGRKLAELVPKIEDETHRLNVEQIEDDFYITIDHEMSKTHFISFVACAAHDRMLLVKLYPEQAAEVRFPVMRKGQIYFYCNQHGLWAKE, encoded by the coding sequence ATGGATTGCAGCAAAGTAGGAGAGCTGATATTAAGCTTACGTAAAGAAAAAGGAATGACGCAGAAGCAGCTTGCTGATCGGATGAATATTAGTGACAAGACAATCTCCAAGTGGGAGCGGGGTCAGGGATGTCCGGATGTATCCCTGCTTCGGGAACTGTCCAAGGTATTGGAAGTAAATATTGAGAAAATATTATTGGGAAATTTAGAGCCAAATGATGCAGACAAAGGGAATATGAAAAAAATTAAGTTTTATGTGTGTCCCACTTGCGGAAACATACTGACTGCTACCGGTGAAGGCGAAGTCTTCTGCTGTGGACGGAAATTGGCAGAACTGGTTCCGAAAATAGAGGATGAAACACATCGATTGAACGTGGAGCAAATAGAAGATGACTTTTACATTACAATTGATCATGAAATGAGTAAAACACATTTTATCAGCTTTGTAGCCTGTGCAGCTCATGACAGGATGTTGCTGGTCAAGTTGTATCCGGAGCAGGCGGCAGAAGTGCGTTTTCCGGTTATGAGAAAAGGACAAATTTATTTTTACTGTAATCAGCATGGCTTGTGGGCCAAGGAATAG
- a CDS encoding iron-containing alcohol dehydrogenase, translated as MGRFTLPRDIYHGSGSLSELKNLKGKRAFLVVGGGSMKRFGFLDKAQGFLKEAGMEVELFENVEPDPSVDTVMRGAEAMKKFQPDWIVSMGGGSPIDAAKAMWAFYEYPDTTFEDLITPFSFPELRTKARFCAIPSTSGTATEVTAFSVITDYEKGIKYPLADFNITPDIAIVDPELAETMPPKLTAYTGMDAMTHAIEAYVSTLHCDYTDPLALHAIKMVHEFLKKSYDGNKEAKERMHNAQCLAGMAFSNALLGIVHSMAHKTGAAYSGGHIVHGCANAMYLPRVIQFNAKNSEAAGRYAEIARFIGLKGDTEEELIDLLVKEIKAMNDSLDIPCCIKTYEGGIIDEKEFMDKLSKIAELAIGDACTGSNPRIPTQEEMEKLLKACYYGEDIDF; from the coding sequence ATGGGAAGATTTACATTACCAAGAGATATTTATCACGGAAGCGGTTCCTTATCTGAATTAAAGAATTTAAAAGGTAAGAGGGCATTTTTGGTGGTAGGCGGCGGTTCTATGAAACGTTTTGGATTTCTGGATAAAGCACAGGGCTTCCTGAAAGAAGCCGGAATGGAGGTGGAATTGTTTGAAAACGTGGAACCAGATCCAAGTGTAGATACTGTTATGCGCGGCGCTGAAGCCATGAAGAAGTTCCAGCCGGACTGGATTGTTTCCATGGGAGGCGGTTCTCCAATAGATGCAGCAAAGGCGATGTGGGCATTCTATGAATATCCGGATACGACTTTTGAAGATTTGATCACTCCTTTCAGTTTCCCGGAATTGAGGACGAAAGCCAGATTCTGTGCCATTCCTTCCACTTCGGGAACAGCCACAGAAGTCACTGCTTTTAGTGTTATTACAGATTATGAAAAAGGGATCAAGTATCCTTTAGCGGATTTTAATATAACGCCTGACATTGCCATTGTAGACCCTGAGCTTGCAGAAACAATGCCGCCGAAATTGACGGCATATACGGGGATGGATGCAATGACGCATGCGATTGAAGCCTATGTATCCACTCTCCACTGTGACTATACGGATCCTCTTGCACTTCATGCCATTAAAATGGTGCATGAATTCCTAAAAAAATCTTATGACGGGAATAAGGAAGCAAAAGAGAGGATGCACAATGCACAATGCCTGGCCGGCATGGCATTTTCAAATGCACTGCTTGGAATCGTACATTCTATGGCGCATAAGACGGGAGCTGCTTACAGCGGCGGGCACATCGTCCACGGCTGCGCCAATGCCATGTATCTGCCTAGAGTGATTCAGTTTAATGCCAAAAATTCGGAAGCAGCCGGCAGATATGCTGAAATTGCTCGATTTATCGGACTGAAAGGGGATACCGAAGAGGAATTGATTGATTTACTGGTGAAAGAAATTAAAGCCATGAATGATTCTCTGGATATTCCTTGCTGCATTAAGACCTATGAAGGCGGTATTATCGATGAAAAGGAATTTATGGATAAGCTTTCAAAAATAGCAGAACTGGCTATAGGTGATGCCTGCACCGGTTCTAATCCAAGAATTCCTACTCAGGAAGAAATGGAAAAGCTGTTGAAGGCCTGTTATTATGGAGAAGATATTGATTTCTAA
- a CDS encoding DUF3892 domain-containing protein translates to MNDQKNTMDAALARNTLDQIPTPSSDAKRITGLVKSSGRVTGYQLSDNSILSKEECIELAKRGGIMGVGVSHRGNTEYLKSIPDGSENNNLSSLPSIH, encoded by the coding sequence ATGAACGACCAAAAAAATACAATGGATGCAGCACTGGCACGCAATACTCTGGATCAAATACCTACTCCGTCCAGCGATGCCAAACGCATTACCGGTCTGGTCAAAAGCAGCGGGCGCGTGACAGGTTATCAACTGTCCGATAACAGCATTCTCTCCAAGGAAGAGTGTATTGAACTGGCTAAACGGGGAGGAATTATGGGCGTAGGCGTTTCTCATCGCGGCAATACGGAATATTTAAAATCTATTCCCGACGGCTCTGAAAACAATAATTTAAGCTCACTGCCTTCTATTCATTAG
- a CDS encoding ABC transporter ATP-binding protein, with the protein MAVLEVKNIQEKYQALNGEITALENISFHVEKGEFVSVVGPSGCGKSTLLSIIAGLLKPTAGEIYVKGEKIEGVTTHIGYMLQKDNLLDWRTIYKNVMLGLEIQKNVTHENEARVIELLKTYGLYEFKDKYPSQLSGGMRQRVALIRTLAINPDILLLDEAFSALDYQTRLAVTNDVYGILKQEQVTTIMVTHDIPEGISMGDKIVMLSARPAVVKEVLAIDFEMENRNPLNCRNSPKFGKYFDHIWKELSSNE; encoded by the coding sequence TTGGCAGTATTAGAAGTAAAAAACATCCAAGAAAAGTATCAGGCATTAAACGGAGAAATAACCGCATTAGAAAATATAAGTTTTCATGTGGAAAAAGGTGAATTTGTCAGTGTAGTCGGACCCAGCGGGTGCGGCAAATCAACACTGCTTTCTATTATTGCAGGGCTTCTAAAACCGACCGCAGGAGAGATTTATGTAAAGGGAGAAAAAATTGAAGGGGTAACGACTCATATTGGATACATGTTGCAGAAAGATAACCTGCTGGATTGGAGAACGATTTATAAGAATGTCATGCTGGGGCTGGAAATACAGAAGAACGTAACTCATGAAAATGAGGCAAGAGTGATAGAATTGTTAAAGACCTATGGACTTTATGAATTTAAAGATAAGTACCCGTCTCAACTATCTGGAGGAATGCGGCAGAGGGTCGCTTTGATCCGAACCCTTGCCATTAACCCAGATATTTTGTTATTGGATGAAGCTTTTTCCGCGCTGGACTATCAGACCAGACTGGCGGTAACCAATGATGTCTACGGCATATTAAAACAGGAGCAGGTAACAACTATTATGGTTACCCATGATATACCGGAAGGAATCAGTATGGGAGATAAGATTGTCATGTTGAGTGCCAGGCCGGCTGTGGTGAAGGAGGTTCTGGCTATAGACTTTGAAATGGAAAACAGGAATCCTTTAAATTGCAGAAACAGTCCAAAGTTTGGAAAATATTTCGATCATATTTGGAAGGAGCTGAGCAGCAATGAATGA